The following coding sequences lie in one Arthrobacter sp. SLBN-122 genomic window:
- a CDS encoding DUF3100 domain-containing protein, with product MSTVKTARTDKAGTRLTIPIAALAFVIALAVQFIGQAKIDLGIGAIIIFPMVWGLILGLLVSIQKFKPLGIDLQRVAAALVGVAVLLLVARLAFNIGPSLPTLLKAGPALLLQEVGHLLGTIVLALPLAVLLRMGKATVGATFSLDREPSFAMVSEKYGPDSDQYRGVLAMYVFGTLFGAVFITLLTSLVANWKIFDPLALAMGAGVGSGSMMAASVASITAAYPGDQEAVLGMAAVSNLITTVLGVYVGIYVALPLADKFYRVLTRKQVSREVVAAGAGSGSPAAPARSAADVEREAAQAEENRRFRERVAESSAAIKLPLWLSLSVLTVLGIGTASIAAKGFSLTIVLGYVVLLALVLVGIALAKVTRKISAIVFITTIGAYISSPWFFGAEALNAAVKTVDFLSIATVMLTLAGLSLGKDIPLLKNIGWKIIPVGLVAITASFLLSTVIAEFALGLWH from the coding sequence ATGAGCACTGTCAAAACAGCCCGGACGGATAAGGCCGGCACCAGGCTGACCATCCCCATCGCCGCTCTGGCGTTCGTGATTGCCCTCGCCGTGCAGTTCATTGGGCAGGCGAAGATCGACCTGGGCATCGGCGCCATCATCATTTTTCCCATGGTGTGGGGCCTGATCCTTGGCCTGCTGGTGTCCATCCAGAAGTTCAAGCCGCTGGGCATTGACCTGCAGCGGGTTGCGGCTGCCCTGGTGGGCGTGGCCGTGCTGCTGCTGGTGGCGCGGCTGGCGTTCAACATCGGCCCCAGCCTGCCCACCCTGCTGAAGGCGGGTCCGGCGCTGCTGCTGCAGGAGGTGGGCCACCTGCTGGGGACCATCGTGCTGGCGCTGCCGCTGGCCGTGCTGCTGCGGATGGGCAAGGCCACCGTGGGTGCCACCTTCTCGCTGGACCGTGAACCGTCCTTCGCCATGGTGTCCGAGAAGTACGGCCCGGACTCGGACCAGTACCGCGGCGTGCTGGCGATGTACGTGTTCGGGACCCTCTTCGGCGCCGTGTTCATTACGCTGCTGACCTCGCTGGTGGCCAACTGGAAGATCTTCGATCCGCTGGCGCTGGCCATGGGCGCCGGCGTGGGGTCCGGTTCCATGATGGCCGCGTCCGTCGCGAGCATCACCGCCGCCTACCCGGGCGACCAGGAAGCTGTCCTGGGCATGGCCGCCGTATCCAACCTGATCACCACGGTGCTGGGCGTGTACGTGGGCATCTATGTGGCGCTGCCGCTGGCGGACAAGTTCTACCGGGTGCTGACGCGGAAGCAGGTGAGCCGTGAGGTTGTTGCTGCTGGTGCTGGTTCTGGCTCTCCTGCCGCTCCGGCCCGCAGCGCTGCCGATGTGGAGCGCGAGGCCGCGCAGGCGGAGGAGAACCGTCGGTTCCGTGAGCGGGTGGCCGAGTCCTCCGCGGCCATCAAGCTGCCGCTGTGGCTTTCACTGTCTGTGCTGACGGTTCTGGGTATTGGCACGGCGTCGATCGCAGCGAAGGGGTTCAGCCTGACCATCGTGCTGGGGTATGTGGTCCTGCTGGCGCTTGTCCTGGTGGGCATCGCGCTGGCGAAGGTGACGCGGAAGATCTCTGCCATCGTGTTCATCACCACCATCGGCGCATACATTTCCAGCCCGTGGTTCTTCGGGGCCGAGGCGCTTAACGCGGCCGTCAAGACCGTGGACTTCCTGTCCATCGCCACCGTGATGCTGACCCTGGCCGGCCTGTCCCTGGGCAAGGACATCCCGCTCCTGAAGAACATCGGCTGGAAGATCATCCCGGTGGGGCTGGTGGCCATCACGGCGTCGTTCCTGCTGTCCACGGTTATTGCCGAGTTCGCGCTGGGGTTGTGGCACTGA
- a CDS encoding ABC transporter ATP-binding protein, translating to MSPEPTREAGTKAGPASKTASADVVRIPRPAGGPGRGGPFAGMNVPAEKAMNFKGSAKRLLATLRPERAWLILVLFMAVAGVVLQVIGPRLLGEGTNLIFAGVVSKQLPPGVTQAQLIAQLRAAGENQKADMLSAMTLTPGTGIDFGALASVLTWALVLYVLGSAFMWGTAYVLNGVVQRTVFGLREKIEAKINRLPLRYFDSIQRGELLSRVTNDVDNISQSLQQSISQAVTSVLTVLGVLVMMFILSPTLALIALVTIPLTLGITALIAKRSQKLFVQQWKNTGELNGQIEETYTGHALVKVFGRQREVGERFRQKNVELYEASFGAQFISGLIMPAMTFIGNLVYVGIAVVGGLQVASGAMQLGDVQAFIQYSRQFTQPLAQLGSMANLLQSGVASAERVFELLDTEEQSADPAGASLQSPDGAARGRLVFEDVSFSYSPDKPLISGLSLVAEPGQTVAIVGPTGAGKTTLVNLMMRFYELDAGRITLDGVDITTMTRNDLRSRMGMVLQDTWLFGGTIRDNIAYGRPTTSSDEILEAATATYVDRFVKSLPEGYDTVLDDEGANVSAGEKQLLTIARAFLAQPSVLILDEATSSVDTRTEVLVQKAMSALRSDRTSFVIAHRLSTIRDADLILVMENGQIVEQGTHGSLLAAGGAYARLYEAQFAAPVAEV from the coding sequence ATGAGTCCGGAACCCACTCGTGAAGCCGGCACCAAGGCCGGGCCTGCGTCCAAAACTGCAAGTGCCGACGTCGTACGCATTCCCCGCCCGGCCGGCGGACCGGGAAGGGGCGGTCCTTTTGCCGGGATGAACGTCCCGGCCGAGAAGGCGATGAACTTCAAAGGCTCAGCCAAGCGGCTGCTGGCCACCCTGCGGCCGGAGCGTGCGTGGCTGATCCTGGTGCTGTTCATGGCCGTGGCGGGCGTGGTGCTGCAGGTGATCGGGCCGCGGCTGCTGGGCGAGGGCACCAACCTGATTTTCGCCGGGGTGGTGTCCAAGCAGCTGCCGCCGGGCGTGACGCAGGCGCAGCTGATTGCGCAGCTGCGGGCGGCGGGGGAGAACCAGAAGGCGGACATGCTCAGCGCCATGACGTTGACGCCCGGGACGGGGATCGATTTCGGGGCGCTGGCCAGCGTGCTGACGTGGGCGCTGGTGCTGTATGTGCTGGGGTCGGCGTTCATGTGGGGGACGGCGTATGTGCTGAACGGCGTGGTGCAGCGGACCGTGTTCGGGCTGCGCGAGAAGATTGAGGCGAAGATCAACCGGCTGCCGCTGCGGTACTTCGACTCGATCCAGCGCGGTGAGCTGCTCAGCCGGGTGACGAACGACGTGGACAATATTTCGCAGAGCCTGCAGCAGTCCATCAGCCAGGCGGTGACGTCGGTGCTGACGGTGCTGGGCGTGCTGGTGATGATGTTCATCCTGTCGCCCACGCTGGCGCTGATCGCGCTGGTGACCATTCCGCTGACGCTGGGGATCACTGCGCTGATTGCCAAGCGCTCGCAGAAGCTGTTCGTGCAGCAGTGGAAGAACACGGGCGAGCTGAACGGGCAGATCGAGGAGACCTACACAGGGCACGCGCTGGTGAAGGTGTTCGGCCGGCAGCGCGAGGTGGGGGAGCGGTTCCGGCAGAAGAACGTTGAGCTGTATGAGGCGAGCTTCGGCGCGCAGTTCATATCCGGGCTGATCATGCCCGCCATGACGTTTATCGGGAACCTGGTGTACGTGGGGATCGCTGTCGTGGGCGGCCTCCAGGTGGCGTCCGGGGCGATGCAGCTGGGGGATGTGCAGGCGTTCATCCAGTACTCGCGGCAGTTCACGCAGCCGCTGGCGCAGCTGGGGTCCATGGCCAACCTGCTGCAGTCCGGCGTGGCTTCTGCTGAGCGGGTGTTCGAGCTGCTGGACACGGAGGAGCAGTCGGCGGATCCTGCGGGGGCCTCCCTTCAGAGTCCGGACGGTGCTGCGCGGGGGCGGCTGGTGTTTGAGGATGTGTCGTTCTCGTATTCACCGGACAAGCCCCTGATTAGTGGGTTGTCGTTGGTGGCGGAGCCGGGGCAGACTGTGGCGATTGTTGGACCGACGGGGGCGGGCAAGACCACGCTGGTGAACCTGATGATGCGGTTCTACGAGCTGGACGCAGGTCGGATCACCTTGGACGGCGTGGACATCACCACCATGACGCGGAACGACCTGCGCTCGCGGATGGGGATGGTGCTGCAGGATACGTGGCTGTTCGGGGGGACCATCCGGGACAACATCGCGTACGGGCGGCCTACTACTTCTTCGGACGAGATTCTGGAGGCGGCAACGGCTACCTATGTGGACCGGTTCGTGAAGTCCCTGCCCGAGGGGTACGACACGGTGCTGGACGACGAGGGCGCCAACGTGTCCGCTGGTGAGAAGCAGCTGCTGACGATTGCGCGGGCGTTCCTGGCGCAGCCGTCTGTTTTGATTCTCGACGAGGCGACGTCCTCGGTTGATACCCGGACCGAGGTGCTGGTGCAGAAGGCGATGAGTGCGTTGAGGTCCGACCGGACGTCGTTTGTGATTGCACACCGCCTGTCCACCATCCGCGATGCCGACCTCATCCTGGTGATGGAGAACGGCCAGATCGTGGAGCAGGGGACGCACGGTTCACTGCTGGCTGCCGGCGGCGCTTACGCGCGGTTGTACGAGGCCCAATTCGCGGCGCCGGTGGCGGAGGTTTAA
- a CDS encoding ABC transporter ATP-binding protein gives MLWKLLVEYLRPHRPLLAAVVVFQLAQSIASLYLPTLNADIIDQGVARGDTGYIMSTGSFMLLITLAQIVCAVIAVYFGAKAAMGLGRDLRGAIFERVGEFSEQEVTRFGAPSLITRSTNDVQQVQQLVLMSATLMVAAPMLSIGGVIMAIRQDAQLSWLIAVCVPVLLIAVGLIVTRMVPLFRKMQARIDTVNRVLREQLTGIRVVRAFVREDMETARFARANTDVTDVALRAGRLMALMFPVVMLVLNVSSVAVIWFGSFRIEDGSMQVGTLIAFLSYLMQILMSVMMATFMAVMIPRASVSADRIGEVLGTESSVRPPENPVTSAALAGGKRRGELEMRDVGFAYPGADQPVLSGISFTAKAGQTTAIIGSTGSGKTTLVNLMPRLFDVTSGAVLIDGVDIRELDPDLLWGHIGLVPQRPYLFSGTVRSNLLYGNPDATEDELWSALEIAQARDFVEEMEEGLDAAISQGGTNVSGGQRQRLAIARALVKRPELYIFDDSFSSLDTGTDARLRQALKRSTAGATLVIIAQRVSSIVDADRILVLDDGRIVAHGTHHELLETSETYREIVSSQLAAEETV, from the coding sequence TTGCTCTGGAAGTTGCTCGTCGAATACCTGCGGCCGCACCGGCCGCTGCTCGCCGCCGTCGTGGTTTTCCAGCTGGCGCAGTCCATCGCGTCGCTGTACCTGCCCACGTTGAACGCGGACATCATTGACCAGGGTGTGGCCAGGGGCGATACCGGTTACATCATGTCCACGGGCAGCTTCATGCTGCTCATCACGCTGGCCCAGATCGTGTGCGCCGTCATCGCCGTGTACTTCGGCGCCAAGGCCGCCATGGGCCTGGGCCGCGACCTGCGCGGCGCCATCTTTGAACGGGTGGGAGAGTTCTCCGAGCAGGAGGTCACGCGCTTCGGCGCCCCCAGCCTGATCACCAGGTCCACCAACGACGTCCAGCAGGTCCAGCAGCTGGTGCTGATGTCCGCCACCTTGATGGTTGCCGCGCCCATGCTCAGCATCGGCGGGGTGATCATGGCCATCCGGCAGGACGCCCAGCTGTCCTGGCTCATTGCCGTGTGCGTCCCGGTGCTGCTGATCGCCGTCGGCCTGATCGTCACGCGCATGGTGCCGCTGTTCCGCAAGATGCAGGCCCGGATCGACACCGTGAACCGTGTCCTGCGTGAGCAGCTCACCGGCATCCGCGTGGTGCGGGCATTCGTGCGCGAGGACATGGAAACGGCCCGCTTCGCCCGCGCCAACACCGACGTCACGGACGTTGCCCTGCGCGCCGGCCGCCTGATGGCGCTCATGTTCCCCGTGGTCATGCTGGTCCTGAACGTCTCCAGCGTGGCGGTGATCTGGTTTGGGTCGTTCCGGATCGAGGACGGGTCCATGCAGGTGGGCACCCTGATCGCGTTCCTGAGCTACCTGATGCAGATCCTGATGTCCGTCATGATGGCCACCTTCATGGCCGTGATGATCCCGCGCGCGTCGGTGTCCGCGGACCGGATCGGCGAGGTGCTGGGTACCGAGTCCAGCGTCCGGCCGCCCGAGAACCCGGTCACCAGCGCGGCCCTCGCAGGCGGGAAGCGGCGCGGCGAGCTGGAGATGCGCGACGTCGGATTCGCTTACCCGGGTGCCGACCAGCCCGTCCTGTCCGGAATCAGCTTCACCGCCAAGGCGGGCCAGACCACGGCTATCATCGGCAGCACCGGGTCCGGCAAGACCACTCTGGTGAACCTGATGCCGCGGCTTTTCGACGTCACCTCCGGGGCGGTGCTGATCGACGGCGTGGACATCCGCGAGCTGGATCCGGACCTGCTCTGGGGGCACATCGGCCTGGTGCCGCAGCGGCCGTACCTGTTCTCCGGTACGGTGCGGAGCAACCTGCTGTACGGGAATCCGGACGCCACGGAGGACGAGCTGTGGAGCGCGCTGGAGATCGCGCAGGCCCGGGACTTCGTGGAGGAGATGGAGGAAGGGCTGGACGCGGCCATCTCGCAGGGCGGCACCAACGTCTCCGGCGGTCAGCGGCAGCGGCTGGCCATCGCCCGGGCCCTGGTGAAGCGGCCCGAGCTCTACATCTTTGACGATTCGTTTTCGTCCCTGGACACGGGCACCGATGCCCGGTTGCGCCAGGCCCTGAAGCGCAGCACCGCCGGCGCCACGCTGGTGATCATCGCCCAGCGCGTGTCCAGCATCGTGGATGCGGACCGGATTTTGGTGCTCGACGACGGCAGGATCGTTGCGCACGGAACGCACCATGAGCTGCTGGAGACGTCAGAGACGTACCGCGAGATTGTCTCGTCCCAGCTCGCAGCGGAGGAGACGGTATGA
- a CDS encoding GlxA family transcriptional regulator yields MRIAVYAFDGVTMFHLSVPQMVFDEVARQGLAGWTTVLFSDQEGGITTAEGYRLGEMEGPAAAKEADIVVVPSWFDDGRMLGNSLRQVLQEAHGREAPILGLCLGAIPVADAGLLAGRPAVTHWQAFDSLAARHPDVPLDQSVLYIDHGDVLTSAGTASALDACLHVVRARLGAEAANQVARSLVIAPHRQGGQAQYIEHPVPARSSDDPISRLLEWALARLGEPLTIDRLAAQAHLSRRTFVRAFRAATGTTPAAWIRARRLDAARGLLETTDLSIEQISADCGFGNAVTLRQNFAAAFSTTPTDYRRRFDARHA; encoded by the coding sequence ATGAGGATCGCCGTGTATGCCTTCGACGGGGTGACGATGTTCCACCTCTCCGTGCCACAGATGGTTTTCGATGAGGTGGCGCGGCAGGGCCTTGCCGGCTGGACGACGGTTCTTTTTTCCGACCAGGAAGGCGGGATCACCACCGCTGAGGGATACCGGCTGGGGGAGATGGAAGGACCGGCGGCCGCAAAGGAAGCGGACATCGTGGTGGTGCCTTCATGGTTCGACGACGGGCGAATGCTGGGCAATTCGCTGCGGCAGGTGCTCCAGGAGGCACACGGGCGCGAGGCACCCATTCTGGGTTTGTGCCTTGGCGCGATCCCCGTGGCCGACGCCGGACTGCTCGCCGGGCGTCCGGCCGTCACGCACTGGCAGGCGTTCGACTCCCTTGCTGCGCGGCACCCGGATGTCCCGCTGGACCAGTCTGTCCTCTACATCGACCACGGTGATGTGCTCACCTCCGCCGGCACTGCTTCGGCGCTGGATGCCTGCCTGCATGTCGTGCGGGCCCGCCTGGGGGCGGAGGCAGCCAACCAGGTGGCCCGCAGCCTGGTCATCGCGCCGCACCGGCAGGGCGGACAGGCGCAGTACATCGAGCATCCGGTGCCGGCGCGCTCAAGTGACGACCCGATTTCGCGCCTGCTTGAATGGGCGCTGGCCCGCCTGGGGGAGCCGCTGACCATCGACCGGCTGGCGGCCCAGGCGCACCTGAGCCGCCGCACATTTGTCCGCGCCTTCCGGGCAGCAACCGGGACCACTCCGGCCGCCTGGATCCGCGCCCGCCGCCTGGACGCAGCCCGGGGGCTGCTCGAAACCACGGACCTTTCGATCGAACAGATCTCCGCCGACTGCGGATTCGGCAACGCTGTCACCCTGCGCCAGAACTTCGCAGCCGCCTTTTCCACCACCCCCACGGACTACAGGCGGCGGTTCGACGCGCGGCATGCGTAG
- a CDS encoding isochorismatase family protein — protein sequence MSSPRRALILIDVQQQYFSGPLEIQYPPHQESLPTIAKAVDAATAAGIPIAVIQHSAGEGAPVFAPGTPAFELHPEIERRRTGEWKSLVKQYGSVYAGTDLAEWLRKHDVDTVTLVGYMTNNCVLASAVEAEFLGFSTEVLSDATGAINLANDAGSADAKTVHTTLLALLNSNWAAVADTDTWANALSAQQPLTGSDLGSSAVAGLELVPQT from the coding sequence ATGAGCAGCCCCCGCCGCGCCCTCATCCTCATCGATGTGCAGCAGCAGTACTTCAGCGGCCCCCTCGAAATCCAGTACCCGCCGCACCAGGAGTCCCTGCCCACAATCGCCAAAGCGGTGGACGCCGCCACGGCCGCCGGCATTCCCATCGCCGTGATCCAGCACTCCGCGGGCGAAGGCGCGCCGGTGTTTGCTCCCGGCACACCTGCCTTCGAGCTGCACCCCGAGATCGAACGCCGCAGGACCGGCGAATGGAAGTCGCTGGTCAAGCAGTACGGCTCGGTATACGCCGGTACGGACCTTGCCGAGTGGCTGCGGAAGCACGACGTCGACACGGTCACCTTGGTGGGCTACATGACCAACAACTGCGTGCTCGCCTCCGCCGTGGAGGCAGAGTTCCTCGGCTTCAGCACCGAAGTCCTCTCCGATGCCACGGGTGCCATCAACCTCGCCAATGACGCAGGTTCCGCCGACGCAAAAACAGTGCACACCACGCTGCTCGCGCTGCTGAACTCGAACTGGGCAGCAGTGGCTGACACCGACACCTGGGCCAACGCCCTGAGTGCGCAGCAGCCACTCACCGGCAGTGACCTCGGCAGCTCCGCCGTGGCCGGACTGGAACTGGTTCCGCAAACCTAG
- a CDS encoding DMT family transporter yields the protein MKWIFLAGAILSEVTASLSLKAALDNPALFIVVVLGYSASFAFLAGVLRKGLGLGVAYGIWAALGVTLTVLLAALIFGEALTPVMMIGVAMVIGGVLCVELGSRKEPAEEPAKEMVNS from the coding sequence ATGAAGTGGATTTTTCTCGCCGGCGCCATCCTGAGTGAGGTGACAGCCTCCCTCTCATTGAAAGCGGCCCTGGATAATCCTGCGCTCTTCATCGTGGTGGTTCTCGGCTATTCCGCCTCCTTTGCATTCCTCGCCGGAGTCCTCCGCAAAGGCCTGGGCCTCGGTGTTGCCTACGGCATCTGGGCTGCCCTGGGGGTGACACTCACCGTGCTGCTGGCGGCCCTCATCTTCGGCGAAGCGCTGACGCCGGTGATGATGATCGGCGTCGCCATGGTGATCGGCGGTGTGCTCTGCGTTGAACTCGGATCGCGCAAGGAGCCGGCGGAGGAACCTGCCAAAGAAATGGTCAACTCATGA
- a CDS encoding DMT family transporter translates to MMWLLLAAAILTEVSATLLLRVASTGKRRWYVPVGVGYVLAFTLLTLTLDQGMSLGVAYGIWAAAGVALTALASRVFFKEAITPVMMLGLVLIIGGVLLIELGTVH, encoded by the coding sequence ATGATGTGGCTGCTGCTGGCAGCGGCAATCCTCACTGAAGTCAGCGCCACCCTCCTCCTGCGGGTCGCTTCCACCGGTAAGCGGCGCTGGTACGTACCGGTCGGCGTCGGCTATGTCCTGGCGTTCACGCTCCTCACGCTGACCCTGGACCAGGGCATGAGCCTCGGCGTTGCCTACGGCATCTGGGCCGCAGCCGGCGTCGCACTCACTGCCCTGGCCAGCCGCGTCTTCTTCAAGGAGGCCATCACCCCCGTCATGATGCTCGGCCTCGTACTCATCATCGGCGGCGTCCTGCTCATCGAACTGGGCACAGTGCACTAA
- a CDS encoding LacI family DNA-binding transcriptional regulator, whose product MSQPPLPPATIIDVALKAGVSKSTAARALARYGSVSPKTRERVQKAADELGYQPNALARSMITGRTRTIGVVIPDVGNHFFAVAMRGISTAARDAGYEVLLSSTEGDLALERRAVELLAGKRVDGIVIAPVSTEETEHLERLESQGIAVTLLDRPAPKVKAASYISVNHVEASSLAVNHLIDLGHRDIGIVTEALMPEGWQASVPEEGKKLRPSAARLLGYVNALQSAGIRYRDEYVAHSAYAKAAAYQATRRLIRDNPGLTAIYCTDSELSAGAFAALQDLEIACPKDMSLIGFDDQEWATLVRPKLTVVDQPSHQLGMAATNELLLAIGAPQDRRGDRTLSGRLIVRDSTARPRTPLAADR is encoded by the coding sequence GTGAGCCAACCGCCGCTTCCTCCAGCCACCATTATCGACGTCGCATTGAAGGCAGGCGTTTCGAAGTCAACTGCCGCCAGGGCGCTGGCTCGGTACGGATCGGTCAGCCCGAAGACAAGGGAACGGGTGCAGAAAGCGGCGGATGAACTGGGTTACCAGCCCAACGCCCTTGCCCGCAGCATGATCACTGGGCGAACGCGGACCATTGGCGTGGTGATACCCGATGTGGGAAACCACTTCTTCGCCGTCGCGATGAGGGGAATTTCCACTGCGGCGCGCGACGCAGGTTATGAGGTCCTGCTGAGTAGTACCGAGGGCGATCTGGCGCTGGAGCGCCGCGCCGTTGAACTTCTCGCTGGTAAACGGGTAGACGGCATTGTCATTGCGCCTGTTTCCACAGAGGAAACAGAGCACCTGGAAAGACTGGAGAGCCAGGGTATTGCAGTGACCTTGCTAGATCGCCCGGCCCCTAAAGTCAAGGCTGCTTCCTACATCTCGGTGAATCACGTGGAGGCTTCCAGTCTTGCCGTTAATCACCTGATTGACCTTGGACACCGCGACATCGGGATAGTCACCGAGGCGCTGATGCCGGAGGGATGGCAGGCATCTGTCCCTGAGGAGGGCAAGAAGTTGCGGCCCAGCGCGGCACGTCTCCTCGGATATGTGAATGCACTCCAGAGCGCGGGAATTCGGTACCGGGACGAGTACGTCGCGCACAGCGCCTATGCAAAGGCTGCGGCCTACCAGGCTACCCGGCGGTTGATAAGGGATAACCCCGGGCTGACCGCGATCTACTGCACGGACAGTGAACTGAGCGCAGGGGCCTTCGCGGCCCTGCAGGATCTGGAGATCGCGTGCCCGAAAGATATGTCCTTGATCGGATTCGACGACCAGGAATGGGCCACTCTGGTCCGCCCCAAGCTGACGGTTGTGGACCAGCCCAGCCACCAGCTGGGGATGGCGGCCACCAACGAACTGCTGCTGGCTATAGGTGCGCCCCAGGACCGGCGGGGAGACCGGACGCTGAGCGGACGCCTCATCGTGAGGGACTCTACCGCCAGGCCCCGCACACCATTGGCAGCGGATCGCTGA
- a CDS encoding MFS transporter, with translation MSDNKTPDTDLLAAPAARRRIFASTMLGNVVEYYDFTLYGTLAAIIATQFFPSGDPTVALLAVYVGVVLSYAIRPLGGIILGPLGDIKGRKFVLILTIALMSIGTAGIGFLPTYAAIGVTAPVLLLLSRLLQGIGASVEYTTAANFLFEHERGRRPNFIAGVLNSTASVGSFLAAGLAYVLSVAMPGDVFTSWGWRIPFLLSIPIALIGVYMRNHLSETPEFQEVVRTVAAEKVKQTPLRTALRLYWRDMLKAIGLGAGQRIGSYTIQAYFVTALITAGFPASQALLASMLTYLVGPITSIWGGQLSDKYGARRVLLTGYGLFVALTVPAFYAISNKSILLATAAVIVFTLINNLVAAPLSVAYVLSFPPEVRATAAALNFNIGTSVIGATAGLVAVWLFSVTGSNVSFGWYTTAACVVSICVAIFALPAALHRVLPAKTEVAVTA, from the coding sequence ATGTCTGATAACAAGACGCCGGACACCGACCTGTTGGCGGCACCGGCAGCCCGGCGGCGGATCTTCGCCTCCACAATGCTGGGAAACGTGGTCGAATATTACGACTTCACGCTCTATGGAACCCTGGCAGCTATCATCGCCACCCAGTTCTTTCCCTCCGGCGATCCCACCGTCGCCCTCCTGGCCGTGTACGTCGGCGTCGTCCTTTCCTACGCCATCCGCCCCCTCGGTGGCATCATCCTGGGGCCGCTGGGCGACATCAAGGGACGGAAATTCGTGCTGATCCTGACCATCGCCCTGATGAGCATCGGGACGGCAGGGATTGGTTTCCTGCCGACTTACGCTGCCATTGGCGTCACAGCACCCGTTCTGTTGCTGCTCTCCCGGCTCCTTCAGGGAATCGGAGCCAGCGTTGAATACACGACGGCGGCAAACTTCCTCTTCGAACATGAACGGGGCCGCCGGCCCAACTTCATCGCCGGGGTGCTGAATTCCACCGCTTCCGTGGGTTCCTTCCTTGCGGCAGGGCTGGCTTATGTCCTCAGCGTCGCCATGCCGGGAGACGTCTTCACCTCATGGGGATGGCGCATCCCCTTCCTGCTCTCGATCCCCATTGCCCTCATCGGCGTCTACATGCGCAACCACCTCAGTGAGACCCCCGAATTCCAAGAAGTGGTCCGGACAGTCGCAGCCGAAAAGGTCAAGCAGACCCCGCTGCGCACCGCGTTGCGGCTGTACTGGCGAGACATGCTGAAGGCTATCGGCCTGGGCGCCGGGCAGCGGATTGGCTCCTACACCATCCAGGCGTACTTCGTCACAGCTCTGATCACCGCAGGCTTCCCGGCGTCCCAGGCGCTACTGGCCTCAATGCTGACCTACCTCGTTGGACCCATCACCAGCATCTGGGGTGGACAGCTCTCGGACAAGTACGGTGCCCGGCGTGTACTGCTGACCGGATACGGACTCTTCGTCGCCCTGACCGTGCCGGCCTTCTACGCCATCAGCAACAAGTCCATCCTGCTGGCCACCGCCGCGGTCATCGTCTTCACCCTCATCAACAACCTTGTCGCGGCGCCATTGAGCGTGGCCTACGTGCTCAGCTTCCCACCGGAAGTGAGGGCAACGGCTGCAGCCCTGAACTTCAACATCGGCACCTCCGTGATCGGAGCCACCGCAGGACTCGTCGCCGTATGGCTCTTCTCGGTCACCGGGTCCAATGTCTCGTTCGGCTGGTACACGACAGCCGCATGCGTGGTGTCGATCTGCGTGGCGATCTTCGCCCTCCCCGCTGCACTCCACCGGGTGCTGCCTGCCAAAACGGAGGTAGCAGTTACGGCCTGA